A section of the Asticcacaulis sp. EMRT-3 genome encodes:
- a CDS encoding proteinase inhibitor i78 — protein sequence MQAPPAMTPTPATPSISALPQSASPEAPVATLKPMDKDQCGAQALQYLVGKPRTDIPVPLDPSSRRVVCSTCVTTQEFRADRQTITFNSDTGLITSVKCN from the coding sequence GTGCAGGCACCCCCCGCGATGACGCCGACGCCGGCAACACCGTCAATATCAGCCTTGCCGCAAAGCGCTTCGCCCGAGGCCCCTGTGGCGACGTTGAAGCCGATGGACAAGGATCAGTGCGGAGCGCAGGCTCTGCAATATCTGGTTGGCAAGCCGCGCACCGATATTCCGGTGCCGCTCGATCCGTCATCACGCCGCGTCGTGTGCTCGACCTGCGTGACGACGCAGGAGTTTCGCGCCGATCGCCAGACTATCACCTTCAACTCCGATACCGGTCTGATCACCTCCGTGAAGTGCAACTAG
- a CDS encoding DNA polymerase III subunit chi encodes MAVESSGAAGATGRPDVWFYHLEKSALEQALPDLLEKCTGKGWRVYVHGAEDADGHGIEALNSYLWSFTPASFLAHGREDDPHAELQPVLLGVSGVPTNQAEVYLSVAPVNLPDLQNMNGLQRCLIVFEGGRDAHLAWARDQWKRLKSEGMTLAYWKQNEQGRWERMQ; translated from the coding sequence ATGGCCGTTGAAAGCTCTGGAGCCGCCGGAGCAACAGGGCGGCCAGATGTCTGGTTCTATCATCTTGAGAAAAGTGCACTCGAACAGGCCCTGCCGGATTTGCTGGAAAAATGCACGGGCAAGGGCTGGCGCGTCTATGTACACGGCGCTGAGGATGCCGATGGACACGGTATCGAAGCATTGAATTCTTATCTGTGGAGCTTTACGCCAGCCTCATTTCTGGCGCATGGCCGCGAAGACGATCCGCACGCGGAACTTCAGCCCGTTCTGCTGGGCGTTTCGGGCGTACCGACAAATCAGGCTGAGGTTTATCTGTCGGTCGCCCCGGTGAACTTGCCGGATTTACAAAATATGAACGGTTTGCAGCGTTGTCTGATTGTCTTTGAAGGCGGCCGCGACGCGCACCTCGCCTGGGCGCGCGACCAGTGGAAACGGCTGAAGAGTGAGGGCATGACACTGGCCTACTGGAAGCAAAACGAACAGGGCAGATGGGAAAGAATGCAATGA
- a CDS encoding leucyl aminopeptidase yields the protein MPIPSIQLATKPAAKTCLAVILGEGEAASPGFTGLGEVVSAEVLSLLTITGFKGARGKVQMLSRPASLNVAALAVVGGGELAGLDAAGMEVVAASLYHAVKSSGFEGLSFDLTGYAPERVAHAVLALNLAAYRFDKYFGQAKLEKLPALKSVTVVCDDVAAAEAAGVPLMALRDGIFFARDLVSEPANVLYPQSYADRVRKLEGTGLTVEVLGIAEMEALGMNALLGVGLGSGRESKLVVMQWHGADSKTAPVAFVGKGVTFDTGGISIKPAEGMEDMKWDMGGSATVVGTMIALATRKAKVNAVGIIGLVENMPDGKAQRPGDVVKAMSGTTIEVINTDAEGRLVLADALWYCQDRFKPQFMIDLATLTGAMIIALGTDYAGVFSNNDELADRITEVSKAVGENFWRMPLPTQYEKQIDSKIADIRNIGGRPAGAITAALFLQRFVNNVPWAHMDIAPTAWTNEQRIPTVPEGATGFGVRTLNDLVARYYEG from the coding sequence ATGCCTATACCGTCCATTCAACTGGCCACGAAGCCTGCGGCCAAGACCTGCCTTGCCGTTATTCTGGGCGAGGGCGAGGCGGCCAGCCCCGGCTTTACCGGTCTTGGCGAGGTGGTATCCGCAGAGGTCTTGAGCCTTTTGACCATAACCGGCTTTAAGGGCGCGCGCGGCAAGGTGCAGATGCTCAGCCGACCGGCCAGTCTCAATGTGGCAGCCCTTGCCGTGGTTGGCGGTGGCGAGCTTGCCGGGCTTGATGCGGCTGGCATGGAGGTGGTTGCAGCCTCACTCTATCATGCGGTGAAATCGTCCGGCTTTGAAGGCTTAAGCTTTGATCTGACCGGCTATGCGCCGGAACGGGTGGCCCACGCCGTGCTGGCCCTGAATCTGGCGGCTTATCGCTTCGACAAATATTTCGGTCAGGCCAAACTGGAGAAATTACCGGCTCTCAAATCCGTCACTGTCGTTTGCGACGACGTAGCGGCGGCGGAAGCTGCGGGCGTGCCCCTGATGGCGCTGCGCGACGGTATTTTCTTTGCCCGCGACCTGGTGTCGGAACCGGCCAATGTCCTCTATCCGCAGTCCTATGCCGACCGCGTCAGGAAATTGGAAGGCACGGGCCTGACGGTTGAGGTGCTGGGCATTGCCGAGATGGAGGCGCTGGGCATGAATGCGCTGCTGGGCGTGGGTCTGGGCAGCGGACGCGAATCGAAGCTGGTGGTCATGCAGTGGCACGGCGCGGACTCAAAGACCGCGCCGGTGGCCTTTGTCGGCAAGGGCGTTACCTTCGATACGGGCGGTATTTCGATCAAGCCCGCCGAGGGTATGGAGGACATGAAGTGGGATATGGGCGGTTCGGCCACTGTGGTCGGCACCATGATCGCGCTCGCCACGCGCAAGGCCAAGGTCAATGCCGTGGGCATTATCGGCCTCGTCGAAAACATGCCCGATGGCAAGGCGCAGCGACCGGGCGATGTGGTCAAGGCCATGTCGGGCACGACAATCGAGGTGATCAATACCGATGCCGAAGGCCGCCTCGTTCTGGCCGACGCCCTGTGGTATTGTCAGGATCGCTTCAAGCCGCAATTTATGATCGATCTGGCCACACTGACCGGTGCCATGATCATCGCGCTCGGCACCGATTATGCCGGTGTCTTCAGCAATAATGACGAACTGGCGGATCGTATTACCGAGGTTTCAAAAGCGGTGGGCGAGAATTTTTGGCGGATGCCGCTGCCGACGCAATACGAAAAGCAGATCGATTCCAAGATCGCCGATATTCGCAATATCGGCGGCCGTCCGGCGGGCGCGATTACAGCCGCGCTCTTTTTGCAGCGCTTCGTCAATAATGTGCCGTGGGCGCATATGGATATTGCGCCGACCGCCTGGACGAATGAGCAGCGCATCCCCACCGTGCCGGAAGGGGCCACCGGCTTTGGCGTGCGTACGCTGAATGATCTCGTCGCCAGATATTATGAGGGCTGA
- a CDS encoding LptF/LptG family permease, translating into MRTLDRYIFRQTLVPVLGALAALTAIALLSQSLTQFDLVVERGQSGWTFLRITLLSLPQLAGTIFPIALFVGSLVALTRLQGEHEFTAAYASGMSLARIAYPIVRIGVYFALISLAANLFLQPWSARAMRQELYNVKNDLVSTLVKEGDFSTSETGLTIYVKRIDQNGLLRQIFIRTPGPDGHDRTYAAREGRIIKQNGLSYLVMRKGSSQQVNDQGILEHATFDEYSIDITPYFASDDFLQYKESDRYMHELFFPNMKLPGIGGDWERGNWRKLFAEGNARLASPLYNLSFLLLAFVAVLGGRFSRNGYARRIAIASAIAGGTRIFGIIVASGCESIAFLNFLQYLVPLIPIFVCYRLIRKHDISLSHQPSISLLGDGGRGGPVLQPLN; encoded by the coding sequence ATGCGCACACTGGACCGCTATATTTTCCGCCAGACCCTCGTGCCGGTTCTGGGTGCCCTGGCGGCCCTGACGGCCATCGCCCTGCTGAGTCAGTCCCTGACCCAGTTCGACCTGGTGGTTGAGCGCGGCCAGAGTGGCTGGACGTTTCTGCGCATCACGCTTCTGTCCCTGCCGCAACTGGCAGGCACCATCTTTCCGATCGCGCTGTTCGTTGGCAGCCTCGTGGCCCTGACGCGCCTGCAAGGTGAGCATGAATTCACTGCCGCCTATGCCAGTGGCATGTCGCTGGCGCGCATCGCCTATCCGATTGTACGCATTGGCGTCTATTTCGCCCTGATCAGCCTGGCCGCCAACCTGTTCCTGCAACCGTGGAGCGCCCGGGCCATGCGTCAGGAGTTGTACAACGTCAAAAACGACCTCGTTTCGACGCTTGTAAAGGAGGGCGATTTCTCGACCTCCGAAACCGGCCTGACCATCTATGTCAAGCGTATCGACCAAAACGGCCTGCTGCGCCAGATATTCATCCGCACCCCGGGGCCCGATGGCCACGACCGCACCTATGCCGCGCGCGAAGGCCGCATTATCAAGCAGAATGGCCTGTCCTACCTGGTGATGCGCAAGGGGTCGAGCCAGCAGGTCAATGATCAGGGCATCCTCGAACACGCCACCTTCGATGAGTACAGCATCGACATCACCCCTTATTTCGCCAGCGACGACTTTCTGCAATACAAGGAAAGCGACCGCTATATGCACGAGCTTTTCTTTCCCAATATGAAACTGCCCGGCATTGGCGGCGACTGGGAACGCGGCAACTGGCGCAAGCTGTTCGCTGAGGGCAATGCGCGCCTCGCCTCGCCGCTTTATAATCTAAGCTTCCTGCTGCTGGCCTTTGTGGCGGTTCTGGGCGGCCGTTTCAGCCGCAATGGTTATGCAAGACGCATCGCCATCGCCAGCGCTATCGCCGGGGGCACGCGCATATTCGGTATTATCGTCGCCTCGGGCTGCGAGAGCATCGCTTTTCTGAATTTCCTGCAATATTTAGTGCCGCTGATACCCATTTTTGTCTGTTATCGCCTCATCCGCAAACACGACATCAGCCTAAGCCACCAGCCCTCAATCAGTCTGCTGGGCGATGGCGGACGCGGCGGCCCCGTGCTCCAGCCTTTGAACTAG
- a CDS encoding LptF/LptG family permease: MQPTSILAPLTHLNPWRKSRLETYILRTCVAMFGTALAIVSCLIFLINYVEISRTVVGNNELSSLSVLGLLLEKSPSVILILLPFAFLFGSMLAFINLNRHSELIAMRAAGVSAWRFILPASVLAFVFGIVTITVFNPVASILSDRYDQVTNPVDATAALKKDIYLRQGDGNQQMVIRAASQATDAPGHLNGVTFWIYNIDNKDTPQFDERVDAESAVLNPGHWVLKNAREYTLDKQAQFYDVLSLNSNLDPQRAFKSYANTQSVPFWQLPGLIHRNSISGFSTAIYALKLHQLLSTPLMFAAMTALGAAFSLRLMRLGGMTRLVISGISLGFVIFFVNQLFSSMGKAGVVPVSLAGWSPPILALLAAMTLLVYTEDG, from the coding sequence ATGCAACCAACCTCCATCCTGGCTCCGCTGACCCATCTCAATCCGTGGCGCAAAAGTCGTCTCGAAACCTATATATTGCGCACCTGCGTGGCGATGTTCGGCACAGCCCTGGCCATTGTTTCGTGCCTGATTTTTCTGATCAACTATGTTGAGATTTCGCGCACAGTCGTCGGCAATAACGAACTGTCCAGCCTGTCAGTGCTTGGTCTTTTGCTGGAAAAATCGCCCAGCGTGATTCTGATCCTGCTGCCGTTCGCCTTCCTGTTCGGCTCGATGCTGGCCTTTATCAACCTGAACCGGCATTCGGAACTGATCGCCATGCGGGCGGCGGGCGTTTCGGCCTGGCGCTTCATTCTGCCAGCCAGCGTTCTGGCCTTTGTTTTCGGTATTGTGACGATTACCGTCTTCAATCCGGTCGCCTCCATTCTTAGCGATCGCTATGATCAGGTAACGAACCCGGTGGATGCGACGGCAGCCCTGAAAAAGGACATTTATCTGCGTCAGGGCGACGGCAACCAACAAATGGTCATACGCGCCGCCTCCCAGGCCACGGATGCGCCCGGCCACCTGAATGGCGTCACCTTCTGGATCTACAATATCGACAACAAGGACACGCCGCAGTTCGATGAGCGCGTGGACGCCGAAAGCGCCGTTCTCAATCCCGGCCACTGGGTGTTGAAAAATGCCCGCGAATATACGCTTGATAAGCAGGCGCAGTTTTATGACGTGCTGAGCCTCAATTCAAATCTCGATCCTCAGCGGGCGTTTAAAAGCTACGCCAATACGCAGTCCGTACCCTTCTGGCAATTGCCGGGCCTGATTCACCGCAACAGCATTTCCGGCTTTTCCACGGCTATTTATGCGCTGAAGCTGCATCAGCTCTTATCAACGCCGCTGATGTTCGCCGCCATGACGGCTTTGGGCGCGGCCTTTTCCCTACGCTTAATGCGGCTGGGCGGTATGACGCGGCTGGTTATTTCCGGTATCAGCCTCGGTTTCGTCATTTTTTTCGTCAATCAACTGTTTTCCTCCATGGGCAAGGCGGGCGTAGTGCCGGTTTCGCTGGCCGGCTGGTCGCCACCGATCCTGGCCTTGCTGGCCGCCATGACCTTGCTTGTCTATACCGAAGACGGCTAA
- the lptD gene encoding LPS assembly protein LptD, producing MKRYSLNLSVGLMSLMAVSAACGGSAVAETVRLPAADHGDHTRMQLSFTLAMADAKASPATPPIVADAPSVAASPPSSPAQPGPDGLVPGGAYIEADQVESLDKNQIVANGSVEMRYKDRTIHADQVQYNSDTGITVATGHTKTINDDGTVQFADSITYDDNMKSGVSYNFAATSRDNAKVFARRVEQIDPNTNELTNVIYTPCDLCVAHGHTQEPSWSIQASRITQRKDKKMVFYQNAIIRLKGVPILYMPYLWTPDPELDRASGFLSPKIGFSKKRGFSYEQPYLWSISPYQQLIISPQLNTAVAPLLNLDYERHFYSGLLHIRGGVTNESFFDNHGNKFGPAEIRDYVLADGAFKINDLWRWNFTAQHVKDDFPAGNYWSNANSGQQTSYPSGGTYANFFERYNIDDAFDKVGDFSVDDRQLISQLNLIRQAPNAYFAVTMASFQSLQIAGYLDAYTAPNTASLNSVQPYTTSSDYYPVIAPMIEAYWSPRARILGGQLTFSLNALGLQHKLFPLVTPSDIFPNADTSNSNPGAINSNNGFDSDRASLGVSYEGGMTTRGGLRWGPVLDLRHDEYHLSNLLYAATPGDPDTSVSFSRNLATTGFKVSYPLLRKFSGATVVIEPIAQLLVSPDTQQSPYQPTEDSQSVEFDETTLFSFDKSPGFDIYEGGARANLGLHTSVTFKSGRSFDLLVGRTLRDKPEEQFLKTFTVTATGSNTHLTTSKSYTYDPSGLGSQNSDWIVDSSFVLTKGLNGYERLRLNSDTLRAVQGEFGMSAFTSKTQATLRYIFNDVLTEAQIQTLYQYSDQLPAQSDLNTFGNNYRDLQLYAEHFFTKNWGVSARLDRDLVANTWRRSTVSVIYKNDCIWYELIYQKNDTLLTNQNHKPQSSIFFRLNFATLGTSGQKFKDVR from the coding sequence ATGAAGCGCTATTCCCTGAATCTAAGTGTCGGACTGATGTCCCTGATGGCGGTAAGCGCGGCTTGCGGCGGCTCCGCCGTGGCGGAAACCGTGCGTCTGCCTGCCGCCGATCATGGCGACCATACCCGTATGCAATTGTCGTTCACGCTGGCTATGGCGGATGCGAAAGCGTCTCCCGCGACACCGCCAATCGTCGCCGATGCACCGTCTGTCGCCGCCAGCCCGCCCTCTTCTCCGGCTCAGCCCGGCCCGGACGGGCTTGTGCCGGGCGGGGCCTATATTGAGGCCGATCAGGTTGAATCGCTGGATAAGAACCAGATCGTGGCCAATGGCAGCGTGGAAATGCGTTACAAGGATCGGACGATCCACGCCGATCAGGTGCAATACAATTCCGATACGGGCATCACGGTCGCCACCGGTCATACGAAGACAATCAATGACGACGGCACGGTGCAGTTCGCCGATTCGATCACCTATGACGACAATATGAAGTCGGGTGTCAGCTATAATTTCGCTGCCACCAGCCGCGACAACGCCAAGGTGTTTGCGCGCCGTGTCGAACAGATCGACCCCAACACCAACGAACTGACCAATGTCATCTATACGCCCTGCGATCTCTGCGTGGCGCATGGCCATACCCAGGAACCGAGCTGGTCGATCCAGGCCTCGCGCATTACCCAGCGCAAGGACAAGAAGATGGTGTTTTATCAAAACGCCATCATCCGCCTGAAAGGCGTGCCGATCCTGTACATGCCCTATCTGTGGACACCGGATCCCGAACTTGATCGCGCCTCCGGTTTTCTGTCGCCTAAAATCGGTTTTTCGAAAAAGCGCGGTTTTTCATACGAACAACCTTATCTGTGGTCGATTTCGCCCTATCAGCAACTGATCATCAGCCCGCAACTGAATACCGCCGTCGCGCCTCTTCTCAATTTGGACTATGAGCGCCACTTCTATTCGGGTTTGCTGCACATCCGTGGCGGCGTCACCAACGAATCTTTCTTTGACAATCACGGCAACAAATTCGGGCCTGCGGAGATCCGCGACTATGTGCTGGCCGATGGGGCCTTTAAGATTAATGATCTCTGGCGCTGGAACTTCACGGCCCAGCATGTGAAGGATGATTTCCCGGCTGGCAACTACTGGAGCAACGCCAATAGCGGCCAACAAACCTCCTATCCTTCCGGCGGAACATACGCTAATTTTTTTGAGCGCTACAATATCGATGACGCCTTCGACAAGGTTGGCGATTTTTCTGTCGATGACCGCCAGCTCATCAGCCAGCTCAATCTGATCCGGCAGGCCCCCAACGCCTATTTCGCCGTGACGATGGCCAGCTTCCAGAGCCTGCAAATCGCGGGATATCTGGATGCTTATACAGCGCCCAACACCGCCAGCCTCAATTCTGTTCAGCCCTATACGACCAGTTCCGACTATTACCCGGTCATTGCGCCGATGATCGAAGCCTACTGGTCACCGCGCGCGCGTATCCTTGGCGGACAACTGACCTTTTCACTGAATGCTCTGGGCCTGCAACACAAGCTGTTTCCGCTGGTCACCCCCTCGGATATTTTTCCGAATGCCGACACCAGTAATAGTAATCCCGGCGCGATTAATAGCAATAATGGCTTTGATAGCGACCGCGCCAGCCTTGGTGTGTCTTACGAAGGCGGTATGACGACGCGCGGCGGCTTGCGCTGGGGGCCGGTTCTTGATCTGCGCCATGATGAATATCATCTGAGCAATCTGCTTTATGCGGCGACGCCGGGCGATCCCGACACAAGCGTCAGCTTCTCCCGCAACCTCGCTACGACGGGCTTCAAGGTCAGCTATCCGCTTCTGCGCAAATTCAGCGGTGCCACCGTCGTGATTGAACCCATTGCCCAGTTGCTTGTCTCGCCCGATACGCAACAAAGCCCTTATCAGCCGACCGAGGACAGCCAGAGCGTCGAGTTCGACGAAACGACACTGTTTTCATTCGATAAATCTCCCGGCTTCGACATTTACGAAGGCGGGGCACGCGCCAATCTGGGTTTGCATACCAGCGTGACCTTCAAGAGCGGTCGTTCGTTCGACCTGCTGGTCGGTCGCACCCTGCGCGATAAGCCTGAAGAACAGTTTTTGAAGACGTTTACGGTGACTGCAACCGGCTCTAATACTCACCTAACGACTAGCAAATCATATACTTACGATCCGTCGGGCCTTGGCAGCCAAAATTCTGACTGGATCGTGGATAGCTCGTTCGTTCTGACCAAGGGTCTTAATGGTTATGAGCGCCTGCGCCTCAATTCCGATACCCTGCGTGCTGTGCAGGGTGAGTTCGGCATGAGCGCCTTCACTTCGAAGACGCAGGCGACATTGCGCTACATTTTCAACGATGTGCTCACAGAAGCACAGATTCAAACGCTGTACCAATATAGCGATCAATTACCTGCACAGTCCGACCTGAACACTTTTGGCAATAATTACCGTGACCTGCAACTGTATGCCGAACATTTCTTCACGAAAAACTGGGGCGTATCCGCGCGGCTGGATCGTGATCTGGTCGCTAATACCTGGCGGCGCTCAACGGTCAGTGTGATCTACAAGAATGATTGCATATGGTATGAACTGATTTATCAGAAGAACGATACGCTGTTAACAAACCAAAACCACAAACCGCAATCCTCCATCTTTTTCCGACTTAACTTTGCCACATTGGGAACGTCTGGTCAGAAATTCAAAGACGTTCGCTAA
- a CDS encoding peptidylprolyl isomerase, with amino-acid sequence MTSNAAMPFSKMALRHYVCAGAFLALAAATAVSAQGLTPAPLPDSGSAAQDSQPAFSAATEAPQLPQLGEGVLVSVNNDMITSYDLKQRMLLLIVTSGVQVTQDNYAAFQKQALSSLIDEKLEKQEMDHWKVKVTPKEVDDEIARMAQQSNLTSPQLLAELKRVGVEPATLRAQISSEIGWQELVGGRYHSNAAVGSTQVDALMDKVIADGQKPQYLVSEIFIDPAAAGSMANAQQGAQQLYDQIVKKAAPFQAVARQFSNAPSAANGGDEGWLVSGSIDPAIENALKSLKPGEMSPPVMTKDGAYILLLRRKTDGNADMVFHMKQAAIPLSANATADAVSNAEAQLSAFRNKVDSCDAVDDLNGKAPGDIQLTDLGEVQLSTLTPEYVKALRPLKEGESTTPLRNSQYMNVVYVCGRQLAGDHALTREQLEDNLVNQRLAMLGKRYLRELRSSATIVNH; translated from the coding sequence ATGACTTCTAACGCCGCTATGCCCTTTTCCAAGATGGCTTTACGTCATTATGTCTGCGCGGGCGCATTTCTTGCCCTTGCCGCCGCCACAGCGGTTTCGGCGCAAGGGCTGACGCCTGCCCCCCTGCCTGACAGCGGCTCGGCGGCGCAGGATTCACAGCCCGCTTTCAGCGCGGCGACAGAAGCCCCGCAACTGCCGCAACTGGGCGAAGGCGTGCTTGTGTCTGTCAATAATGACATGATCACCTCCTATGATCTCAAACAGCGCATGTTGCTGCTGATCGTTACGTCAGGCGTCCAGGTCACCCAGGATAATTACGCTGCCTTCCAGAAGCAGGCGCTCAGCAGTCTGATCGATGAAAAGCTGGAAAAGCAGGAAATGGATCACTGGAAGGTCAAGGTGACCCCCAAGGAGGTCGATGATGAAATCGCGCGCATGGCCCAGCAGAGCAATCTGACGTCACCTCAGCTTCTGGCCGAACTGAAGCGCGTTGGCGTCGAACCGGCCACGCTGCGCGCCCAGATTTCGTCTGAAATCGGCTGGCAGGAACTGGTGGGCGGACGCTATCACTCCAATGCCGCCGTCGGTTCGACGCAGGTGGATGCCCTGATGGATAAGGTCATCGCCGATGGCCAGAAGCCGCAATATCTGGTATCGGAAATCTTCATCGATCCCGCCGCCGCCGGTTCTATGGCCAATGCCCAGCAGGGCGCGCAACAGCTTTACGATCAGATTGTCAAAAAGGCGGCGCCGTTTCAGGCTGTGGCCCGGCAGTTTTCCAATGCCCCTTCGGCAGCCAATGGCGGCGATGAGGGCTGGCTGGTTTCCGGCAGCATCGATCCGGCCATCGAAAACGCTTTGAAAAGCCTGAAACCCGGTGAGATGAGCCCGCCGGTCATGACGAAGGACGGGGCCTATATTCTGCTCCTGCGCCGCAAGACTGATGGCAATGCCGATATGGTCTTCCATATGAAGCAGGCCGCCATTCCCCTGTCTGCGAATGCTACTGCCGACGCCGTCAGCAATGCAGAGGCCCAGCTTTCAGCCTTCCGCAACAAAGTCGATTCCTGCGATGCGGTTGATGATCTCAATGGTAAGGCACCCGGCGACATTCAACTCACCGATCTCGGCGAAGTGCAACTGAGCACGCTCACGCCGGAATATGTCAAGGCCCTGCGCCCTCTCAAGGAAGGCGAGTCGACCACCCCCTTACGCAACAGCCAGTATATGAATGTGGTCTATGTCTGCGGTCGCCAACTGGCCGGTGACCATGCTTTGACGCGCGAACAACTGGAAGATAATCTGGTCAATCAGCGCCTGGCCATGCTGGGCAAACGCTATCTGCGTGAACTGCGGTCTTCGGCGACCATCGTCAACCACTAA
- the pdxA gene encoding 4-hydroxythreonine-4-phosphate dehydrogenase PdxA, whose amino-acid sequence MADLSAPLIISLGDPCGIGPEIIASAWRALKDEPELAFCVVGDGDILARHDLAISKIASPEEATSVFHGALPVLHRPLSAAAIAGQPDAAHAPHIIAWIREATELCLKGTARALITAPIAKSVLYGAGFAFPGHTEYLAELCRDETGLPLPVMMLTAPDAANGSALRVVLATIHTPLAEVAARLSQPGLIEIARITHQALIRDFGIAAPRLAMAGLNPHAGEDGTIGREEIDILSPAAHHLRNESIDISDPLPADTLFHEAARRTYDAVICMYHDQGLIPLKTLDFWRGVNVTLGLPIARTSPDHGTGFAIAGQGKARPDSLIEAIRLAHTIARHRQGFQA is encoded by the coding sequence ATGGCGGACTTATCCGCACCCCTTATCATCAGCCTGGGCGATCCGTGCGGTATCGGCCCGGAAATCATTGCGTCTGCATGGCGCGCCTTGAAAGATGAGCCTGAACTGGCCTTCTGCGTGGTCGGCGATGGCGATATACTGGCCCGGCACGACCTTGCAATCTCGAAAATCGCCTCGCCCGAAGAGGCGACCAGCGTTTTTCACGGCGCCTTGCCCGTTCTGCATCGGCCCCTTTCCGCAGCGGCCATAGCGGGCCAGCCTGATGCCGCCCATGCACCGCATATCATCGCCTGGATCCGCGAAGCCACCGAACTGTGCCTGAAGGGAACCGCGCGCGCCCTGATCACCGCCCCGATCGCCAAGTCGGTTTTGTATGGCGCAGGCTTCGCCTTTCCCGGCCACACCGAATATCTGGCCGAACTTTGCCGCGATGAGACAGGCTTGCCCCTGCCGGTCATGATGCTGACCGCGCCGGACGCCGCCAACGGAAGCGCTTTGCGCGTGGTTCTGGCCACCATCCATACGCCGCTGGCCGAGGTGGCCGCCAGACTAAGCCAACCCGGACTGATCGAAATCGCCCGCATCACCCACCAGGCCCTGATCCGTGATTTTGGTATCGCAGCGCCACGTCTGGCAATGGCGGGGCTGAACCCCCATGCTGGCGAAGACGGCACCATCGGGCGCGAGGAGATCGACATCTTATCGCCCGCCGCTCATCACTTGCGAAACGAAAGCATTGACATTTCCGATCCTCTGCCCGCCGATACGCTTTTTCATGAAGCTGCACGCCGCACCTATGACGCCGTGATCTGCATGTACCATGATCAGGGGCTGATACCTCTGAAAACACTGGATTTCTGGCGCGGCGTCAACGTCACACTCGGCCTGCCCATTGCGCGCACCTCGCCCGATCACGGCACCGGCTTTGCTATCGCCGGTCAAGGTAAGGCGCGGCCCGACAGCCTGATCGAGGCTATCCGGCTGGCGCACACCATTGCCCGCCACCGGCAGGGGTTTCAGGCGTGA
- the rsmA gene encoding 16S rRNA (adenine(1518)-N(6)/adenine(1519)-N(6))-dimethyltransferase RsmA, translating into MAKKAFGQHFLLDLNITRKIVRLGGPYDGDTVIEVGPGPGGLTRAVLEGGAAHLIAIEKDPRFIELLGELNAVYGARFAVIEADALKVDEVRLLADRNLSPQAHIVSNLPYNVGTPLLIKWLTGLWQPKSMTLMFQLEVALRVVAPVGDDDYGRLSVISQVLCDCEKIMDLPARAFTPPPRVDSAVVRLTPKTDQPERALIKNLEKITAAAFGQRRKMLRSSLKGLGGEAFLEKAGIDPTARAEQISPADFLRLASL; encoded by the coding sequence ATGGCCAAAAAAGCCTTCGGCCAGCACTTCCTGCTCGATCTCAACATCACGCGCAAGATCGTCAGGCTGGGCGGGCCCTATGACGGCGATACGGTCATTGAGGTCGGCCCCGGCCCCGGCGGCCTGACGCGCGCCGTACTCGAAGGCGGGGCGGCGCATCTGATCGCTATTGAAAAAGACCCGCGCTTTATCGAACTGCTCGGCGAACTCAACGCGGTCTATGGCGCGCGCTTCGCCGTGATCGAAGCCGATGCCCTGAAGGTGGACGAAGTCAGATTACTTGCAGACCGCAACCTGTCTCCACAGGCCCATATTGTCTCCAACCTGCCCTATAATGTCGGCACGCCCCTGCTGATCAAATGGCTGACCGGGCTGTGGCAGCCCAAATCCATGACCCTGATGTTCCAGCTTGAGGTGGCCCTGCGTGTGGTGGCCCCCGTGGGCGACGATGATTATGGCCGCCTGTCGGTCATTTCGCAGGTTTTGTGCGACTGTGAAAAGATCATGGATCTGCCTGCGCGCGCCTTTACCCCGCCACCGCGCGTCGATTCCGCCGTGGTTCGGCTGACGCCGAAAACCGACCAGCCGGAACGCGCCCTTATCAAGAATCTTGAAAAAATCACCGCCGCCGCCTTTGGTCAGCGCCGCAAGATGCTCAGATCATCGCTGAAGGGTCTGGGCGGAGAAGCCTTTCTTGAAAAGGCGGGCATTGATCCCACCGCCCGCGCCGAACAGATCAGCCCCGCCGATTTTCTGCGACTGGCCAGCCTTTAG